Within Massilia litorea, the genomic segment GGACCGCAAGCACGGCAAGGAAATCCTGGCCCGTTTCGTCGAACTGGCGGGCGGGGAGAATGCCCGCATCGTCGTCATCACCGCCGCCAGCCAGATCGCCGAAGAGATGTGGGACCAGTACGACCAGGCCTTCGGCGACCTTGGCGTCCGCCAGCGCTTCCACCTGCCGCTGGCGAGCCGCCAGGACGCGAACGACGAAGCCAAGGTGCGCATGGTGGCCGAGGCCGACGGCATCTTCATGACCGGCGGCGACCAGAAGCGCCTGCTGGCCATCATCGGCGGCACTGCACTCGACGCCGAGATGCACACCGCGCTCAAGGTACGCGGCGCCTGCATCGGCGGCACCAGCGCCGGCGCCTCGGCCATGTCGGGCCATATGCTGGCCCAGGGCAAGACCGACCTGCTGCCCGAGAAGGGCGCGGTCAGCCTCGCGGCCGGACTCGGCTTCCTGCACCGCGTCGTCATCGACCAGCATTTTTCGGAGCGCCAGCGCCTGTCGCGGCTCCTGTCGGTGGTGGCGCAGAACCCGTATTTGCAGGGCATCGGGATCGACGAGGACACGG encodes:
- a CDS encoding cyanophycinase, which codes for MKTEPHHTASHGHLVIIGGHEDRKHGKEILARFVELAGGENARIVVITAASQIAEEMWDQYDQAFGDLGVRQRFHLPLASRQDANDEAKVRMVAEADGIFMTGGDQKRLLAIIGGTALDAEMHTALKVRGACIGGTSAGASAMSGHMLAQGKTDLLPEKGAVSLAAGLGFLHRVVIDQHFSERQRLSRLLSVVAQNPYLQGIGIDEDTALVVERGRGIEVLGEGSVTVVDGRTMDTNMADIQERDTPELIDVRLHLLPAGSRFYLPTDDEPLTKPMSPSLRDFLENVTKRNPIS